The genomic DNA CAGACTCGTGCGGGCAATCCCCTCGGGGTAACGGGCTCACCCCCCGCGCTTCATTTGCGCTCGATCATCTCGCGGATCTTCACCGCGAGCTGATCCACGGTGAAGGGTTTGGTGAGCATCTCCATGCCCGCTTCGAGGAAGCCACTGCGGACGGCGGCGCCCTGGGCGTAGCCGGTGACGAAGAGCACGGGGAGCTCCGGGCGATTGCCGCGCGCGACCTCGGCCAGTTGCCGCCCGTTCATGCCAGGCAGGCCCACGTCCGTCACCAGCAGGTCGATCCGTTGATCGCCCTCGAGGAAGGGAATGGCCGTCTGGGCGTCCACCGCCTCCAGGGCTCCGTAGCCCAGGTCGTCCAGCACGTCGAGCATGACCATGCGCACGGTGGCGTCGTCCTCGACCACCAGCACCGTCTCTCCCGCCTCGGCGCGAGGACGCTCCGCCGGGGCGGGGGAGACGGTCTCGGTCTCGGCCTGGTGGCGGGGGAGGTAGAGGTTGAAGGTCGTGCCTCGGCCCACCTGGCTGTGGATGCGCACGTGCCCCCCGGTCTGCTTCATGAAGCCGTAGACCATGGACAAGCCGAGCCCCGTGCCCTGGCCGATGGGCTTGGTGGTGAAGAACGGATCGAAGGCGCGGGCGATCACCTCGGGCGACATCCCGATGCCCGTGTCGCTCACGCCGATGACCACGTAGTCCCCTGGACGCAGGTCGTCCTTGTCGCGGGTGTAGGCCAGATCCAGGTGCGTGTTCTTCGTTTCGATCGTCAGTGCGCCCCCACCGGGCATCGCGTCGCGGGCGTTGATGACGAGGTTGAGGATGGCGTTCTCCAACTGGTTGCGATCCGTGGTCGCCCGCCACAGCCCCTTTCCGAGGAGCCTCGTCGAGGAGATGTTCTCGCCCAGGGTGCGGCGGATGAGCTCCTCCATGGAGGCGATGATGTCGTTCACGTCCGCGGGCTTGATGTCGAGCGATTGGCGGCGGGAGAAGGCGAGCAGCCGGTGGGTGAGGGCGGCGGCGCGGGTGATGGACTGGGTCACCGCGTTCATGTACCGGTCGAGCTCGTTCACCTGGCCCCGGGCGATCCGCATCCGCATGAGCTCCAGTCCGCCCATGATGCCCGCGAGCAGGTTGTTGAAGTCGTGCGCGATGCCCGCCGTCAACTGGCCCACCGCCTCCATCTTCTGGGCCTGGCGCAGGGCCTCCTCGGTCGCGCGCTGCTCGGTGACGTCGTGGCCGATCACGTAGAAGGCGTCTTCACTGGCGGATGCGGTCCAGGAGATCGTCTTCCAGCTTCCATCCGCGCACCGCAGCCGTTGCTCCAGACGTCCCAACCGCTCGCCCCGCGTCAATCGCTGGAAGGCCTCGAGCGAGGCGGTCTGGTCCTCCGGGTGGAGGATGTCCACCAGGAAGAGTGAGCGGAGGACGTCCTCGGAGAACCCGAGCAGGCTCGACCAGGCCGGATTGTGGGATCTGAGGTGGCCTTGGAAGTCCACGACGCCCATCAGATCGCTGGAGGTGCGCCAGATGCGGTCTCGTTCGGCCGTGCGCTCCGCGATCCGTTGCTCCAGGGTGGCGTTCAGCTCGCGCAGCGCCCGCTCGTTGCGCTTGCTCTCGCTGATGTCGAGCACGGTGCCGATGAGCCGCACGGCGACGCCGTTCTCGAAGTACGTGCGCCCCTTGGCGGAGACCCATCGCTCGATGCCATCCTCGATGCCCACGGTCCGGTACTCCAGATCGTAGGTCCCCGGACCGTTGGGATCGAGCGCGCGTTGCACGGCGTGATCCGCCGCCCCCCGGTCATCGGGGTGGATGCCCTGGAGAAAGGCGGTCTCGTAGGTGACGGGGGCGTCCGGTGACAGACCGAACAACTCCTTGCAGCGCGCGTCCCAGATCAGCTCCTGTTTGCGGAGGTGGAAGTCGAAGGTGCCGAGCCGCGTCGCCGCGGTGGCCATGCG from Melittangium boletus DSM 14713 includes the following:
- a CDS encoding hybrid sensor histidine kinase/response regulator, whose product is MANIDEERYRLAARATNDAIWDWDLLSNHVQWNEALHASYGHVLADVEPTGEWWIHHIHPEDRARIDASIHAVIDGGGENWKDEYRFLRADGTYAHVLDRGFVARDPDGRALRMIGAMLDLSARKQAEQSLRDSEDRLRMATAATRLGTFDFHLRKQELIWDARCKELFGLSPDAPVTYETAFLQGIHPDDRGAADHAVQRALDPNGPGTYDLEYRTVGIEDGIERWVSAKGRTYFENGVAVRLIGTVLDISESKRNERALRELNATLEQRIAERTAERDRIWRTSSDLMGVVDFQGHLRSHNPAWSSLLGFSEDVLRSLFLVDILHPEDQTASLEAFQRLTRGERLGRLEQRLRCADGSWKTISWTASASEDAFYVIGHDVTEQRATEEALRQAQKMEAVGQLTAGIAHDFNNLLAGIMGGLELMRMRIARGQVNELDRYMNAVTQSITRAAALTHRLLAFSRRQSLDIKPADVNDIIASMEELIRRTLGENISSTRLLGKGLWRATTDRNQLENAILNLVINARDAMPGGGALTIETKNTHLDLAYTRDKDDLRPGDYVVIGVSDTGIGMSPEVIARAFDPFFTTKPIGQGTGLGLSMVYGFMKQTGGHVRIHSQVGRGTTFNLYLPRHQAETETVSPAPAERPRAEAGETVLVVEDDATVRMVMLDVLDDLGYGALEAVDAQTAIPFLEGDQRIDLLVTDVGLPGMNGRQLAEVARGNRPELPVLFVTGYAQGAAVRSGFLEAGMEMLTKPFTVDQLAVKIREMIERK